In Platichthys flesus chromosome 20, fPlaFle2.1, whole genome shotgun sequence, a single genomic region encodes these proteins:
- the sstr2a gene encoding somatostatin receptor type 2 produces MALDQWPFLSTPPNTSIPEPLLYDSYIQGNESDLDMNISGTRERHQDKTSSVVITFIYFMVCSVGLCGNALVIYVILRYAKMKTVTNIYILNLAVADVLCMMSLPFIALQLALVHWPFGEALCRVIMTVDSLNQFTSIFCLMVMSIDRYLAVVHPIKSTKWRKPRVAKLINLTVWVVSLLVILPTMIFSGLDKVPVCGIVWPEPQDIYYTAFIFYTFFIGFFLPLVVICMCYLLIIIKVKSSGMRVGSTKRKRSERKVTRMVSIVVAVFVLCWLPFYIFNVTSVTGSISPTSAVKSTFDFVVVLGYANSCANPILYAFLSDNFKKSFQKVLCLKKVTGLDEIERSDSRADRSRMVIDAVNNANLETHNAALLHSELQTSI; encoded by the exons ATGGCCTTGGATCAGTGGCCCTTCCTATCGACCCCCCCGAACACCTCCATCCCCGAGCCCCTCCTGTACGACAGCTACATCCAAGGGAATGAGTCTGACCTGGACATGAACATCTCAGGGACCAGAGAGCGTCACCAGGACAAGACCAGCTCCGTGGTCATCACCTTCATCTACTTCATGGTGTGCTCCGTGGGGCTCTGTGGCAACGCCCTGGTCATCTACGTAATCCTGCGATATGCCAAAATGAAGACGGTGACCAACATCTACATCCTGAACCTGGCAGTCGCAGATGTTTTGTGCATGATGAGCTTGCCGTTCATCGCCCTGCAGCTTGCGCTGGTGCACTGGCCCTTTGGAGAGGCTCTTTGCAGAGTGATCATGACTGTAG ACTCTCTCAATCAGTTCACCAGCATCTTCTGTCTGATGGTGATGAGCATTGACCGATACTTGGCTGTGGTCCACCCCATTAAATCTACGAAATGGCGGAAACCCCGTGTAGCCAAGCTAATTAACCTGACAGTGTGGGTTGTGTCGCTGTTGGTCATTCTGCCAACTATGATCTTCAGTGGCCTGGACAAGGTGCCGGTGTGTGGCATTGTGTGGCCGGAGCCCCAGGACATCTATTACACAGCCTTCATATTCTACACCTTCTTCATAGGTTTCTTCTTGCCCCTGGTGGTCATATGTATGTGCTACCTGCTCATTATAATCAAG GTGAAGTCGTCTGGCATGAGAGTGGGCTCCACCAAGCGCAAGCGCTCAGAGCGTAAGGTGACAAGGATGGTGTCCATTGTGGTGGCGGTGTTCGTGCTCTGCTGGCTGCCTTTCTACATTTTCAACGTCACCTCCGTCACCGGCTCCATCAGCCCCACCTCTGCCGTGAAGAGCACCTTCGACTTCGTGGTGGTCCTCGGCTACGCCAACAGCTGTGCCAACCCCATCTTGTATGCCTTCCTGTCGGACAACTTCAAGAAGAGCTTTCAGAAGGTGCTGTGTCTGAAAAAGGTGACGGGCCTGGACGAGATCGAGCGCAGTGACAGCCGGGCGGACAGGAGCCGGATGGTCATCGATGCCGTGAACAACGCCAACCTGGAGACTCACAATGCCGCCCTGCTCCATTCCGAGCTGCAGACCAGCATCTGA